A genome region from Chengkuizengella sp. SCS-71B includes the following:
- a CDS encoding beta-ketoacyl synthase N-terminal-like domain-containing protein, whose product MILQANLVTGTSILSAGGIGIEEVWQSILEKRQNITQRIKTLKDNECIQYPVYEIENFDLSNWLSKKQIDVMIENHLIDDLDFKLLVLSSILALKNAKLQDKPNSKVSLIVAHENPGVVSLIDRMFMDDDYINKARNVREKFALHQQQFYNLQSFPHLFYLSKILNISGSTFIVNNACASGTYALELGNLLINSNQSDVVLIVSSDYAHFTEYLWLQQRGFCSESGMIRPFDKNRDGTVLGDSASGIVLESSHHAAARNAPIKCCYQGAELQQDHWKMTLPDVSKHTYSKIIKKIMEDLNIHELDLLVPHATGSPLWDKYEANQIARCFQDKTMPLITAFKPYIGHSLGASSLSETVLLIQSLVTNLIPPILNYGEVDHKIPLPTIATEFENKDLHHVMKTVSAYGGFHSASLFSKI is encoded by the coding sequence ATGATTTTGCAAGCTAATCTTGTAACTGGGACAAGCATATTAAGTGCTGGAGGAATAGGTATTGAGGAAGTGTGGCAGTCCATATTGGAAAAAAGACAAAACATTACTCAAAGGATAAAAACATTAAAAGATAATGAATGCATTCAATATCCAGTGTATGAAATAGAAAACTTTGATTTAAGTAACTGGCTCTCTAAAAAACAGATCGATGTTATGATTGAAAATCATTTAATTGATGATTTGGATTTTAAACTTCTTGTTTTATCTTCCATCTTGGCACTAAAAAATGCGAAGTTGCAAGACAAACCAAACTCCAAAGTGTCACTTATTGTTGCCCATGAGAATCCAGGAGTTGTAAGTTTAATCGATCGAATGTTTATGGATGATGATTATATAAATAAAGCTAGAAATGTGAGGGAAAAATTTGCACTCCATCAGCAGCAATTTTACAATTTACAGTCGTTTCCGCATCTCTTTTACTTATCGAAAATTTTAAATATAAGCGGATCAACATTTATCGTGAATAATGCATGTGCTTCAGGAACCTATGCATTGGAACTAGGGAATTTGCTTATCAACAGCAATCAAAGTGATGTTGTACTCATTGTTTCTTCCGATTATGCACATTTTACAGAGTATCTTTGGCTACAACAAAGAGGATTTTGCTCTGAATCAGGGATGATTCGTCCTTTTGATAAAAACAGAGATGGAACTGTATTAGGTGACAGTGCTTCAGGTATTGTATTGGAATCAAGTCATCATGCTGCTGCCAGAAATGCACCGATTAAATGCTGCTATCAGGGTGCAGAATTGCAACAAGACCATTGGAAAATGACGTTGCCTGATGTATCAAAACATACTTATTCCAAAATCATAAAAAAAATTATGGAAGATTTAAATATTCATGAATTGGATTTACTAGTTCCACATGCAACAGGCAGTCCCCTATGGGATAAATATGAAGCAAACCAAATCGCTAGGTGTTTTCAAGATAAAACGATGCCTCTAATTACGGCATTTAAACCTTATATCGGTCATTCATTAGGAGCTAGCTCTTTAAGTGAAACGGTATTACTGATCCAATCGCTTGTGACCAATTTAATACCACCCATTTTAAATTATGGTGAGGTAGACCATAAAATACCACTTCCTACAATTGCAACAGAGTTTGAAAATAAAGATCTTCATCACGTAATGAAAACTGTATCTGCATATGGAGGATTTCATTCTGCTTCACTATTTTCAAAAATTTAA
- a CDS encoding beta-ketoacyl synthase N-terminal-like domain-containing protein yields MFETFIKGSSVLTPSSIGLENLPGNRLEDYFKEEKQKLDLNVDLVGKRLGFRGFKRLPRETKLACYAIEQVLENSGMPIPKQKCNQTAVIIASTFSNLNPIVELYKDVEKFGADKLNPAIFPNTVINSISGYASIMFNITGPNITISQGKNSGLKALEFSLDLLKKQIVENVVICELNLQPPQLFHGLISGHNQKESIASLLLSTQPSTNTIVMDKNPRLIHIKAENKINTSYAILELLYLLKQKNHIYLKKSSDANCFVFEEGDDFAS; encoded by the coding sequence ATGTTTGAAACTTTTATTAAAGGAAGCAGCGTGCTAACCCCTAGCAGTATAGGTTTAGAAAACCTACCAGGCAATAGACTTGAGGATTATTTTAAAGAAGAAAAGCAAAAATTGGATTTAAATGTCGATTTGGTTGGAAAACGTTTAGGATTTAGAGGTTTTAAAAGATTACCTAGAGAAACAAAATTAGCTTGTTATGCAATTGAACAAGTTCTAGAAAACAGTGGGATGCCTATTCCAAAACAAAAATGTAATCAAACTGCTGTTATCATCGCTAGTACTTTCTCAAATTTAAACCCTATCGTAGAGTTATATAAAGATGTTGAAAAATTTGGTGCAGACAAGCTTAATCCAGCTATTTTTCCGAATACAGTTATTAATTCCATAAGTGGTTATGCTTCTATCATGTTTAATATCACTGGACCAAACATTACCATTTCTCAAGGCAAAAATTCTGGTTTAAAAGCACTCGAGTTTAGTTTAGATTTGCTTAAAAAACAAATAGTAGAAAATGTCGTAATATGTGAACTCAACCTACAACCTCCTCAGCTCTTTCATGGATTAATTTCTGGTCATAACCAAAAAGAATCAATTGCTTCTTTATTGCTTTCAACACAACCATCTACAAATACAATCGTTATGGATAAAAATCCGAGGCTGATTCATATAAAAGCAGAAAATAAAATAAACACATCTTATGCAATTTTGGAACTCCTATATTTGTTAAAACAAAAAAATCACATTTACTTAAAAAAGAGTTCTGATGCAAATTGTTTTGTTTTTGAGGAAGGTGATGATTTTGCAAGCTAA
- a CDS encoding RnfABCDGE type electron transport complex subunit D, translating into MEKKLDLITAWTDYKFDPRNLILIFLLSFVVAGQTYLNFNQGVDAIIVSILTTVTTELTLARIILKKWIIPKSAFITALGVSLLINSYLLWPYVLTAFLSICIKYILRFKGGHLFNPNNIGVVIVIFTLPQFAVTTPKQWSNGFEVMAIILLLGFVVAYFAKRLDTVIAFLSTFTMIALVRSFVFGAPLLAALGPLLGASMQLFTFFMITDPKTTPNTRKGRILFAIFIAVVDGILRIQRIPNAPFYALFISTILFMIPYRLYLSRRSVSNV; encoded by the coding sequence GTGGAAAAAAAGTTAGATCTTATTACAGCATGGACAGACTATAAATTTGATCCAAGGAATTTAATTTTGATTTTTTTACTTTCCTTTGTAGTAGCTGGACAGACATACTTAAATTTTAATCAAGGAGTAGATGCGATTATTGTATCGATTCTTACTACAGTCACTACGGAACTCACTTTAGCAAGGATCATATTAAAAAAATGGATTATTCCTAAAAGTGCTTTTATTACTGCATTAGGTGTCAGTCTTTTAATTAATTCCTACTTACTTTGGCCATATGTGCTGACTGCATTTTTATCCATATGTATTAAGTATATTTTACGGTTTAAAGGAGGACATTTATTTAACCCAAACAATATTGGTGTAGTTATCGTCATATTTACTTTGCCTCAGTTTGCAGTAACAACTCCAAAACAATGGTCAAATGGCTTTGAAGTGATGGCGATCATTTTGCTTTTAGGTTTTGTTGTAGCCTACTTTGCTAAGAGGTTAGACACTGTTATTGCCTTTTTGTCCACATTTACTATGATTGCACTCGTAAGATCCTTTGTTTTTGGTGCCCCGTTATTAGCTGCCTTAGGGCCATTGTTAGGAGCATCGATGCAACTATTTACCTTTTTTATGATCACTGATCCCAAAACGACACCAAATACAAGAAAAGGAAGAATTTTATTCGCAATATTCATAGCAGTTGTAGATGGAATTTTAAGAATACAGCGGATTCCTAATGCTCCGTTTTATGCCTTGTTTATTAGTACGATCTTATTTATGATTCCATATCGATTGTATTTAAGTAGAAGGAGTGTTAGTAATGTTTGA
- a CDS encoding beta-ketoacyl-[acyl-carrier-protein] synthase family protein gives MNVYITGIGVCTSVGTTVEDTWENILLGKHGTKKISKFPSLELNACEIPNIYELDCNSSHMNDIGNATKLFLKTAEEAIQDADIQINDNVKIGLAIGTTMGEIDCLENRLLNKSFHAKFQGGPDAIANQNYKLLNLNGPSWTITNACAAGNIAISRAMDEIIYGHADVMIAGGVDVLSWIAIHGFRSLKAMSPDLCTPFDKERKGLILGEGAGVLILESERHLMKRNKLPRAKLLSYGLSSDAHHITQPDPNGHGAIKAMNSAIKMAEINVKDIQYVSAHGTGTTANDLMEAKAIKDVFSHTNPYVSSIKSQIGHTLGGASAIEAALCVQAINTNTLPPNIHLRNQDPEIELNVIKETPVKTHVHYLMSNAYAFGGVNTSIIIGRP, from the coding sequence ATGAATGTTTATATTACTGGAATTGGTGTATGTACATCTGTTGGAACTACGGTAGAGGACACATGGGAGAATATACTGCTTGGTAAACATGGAACTAAAAAAATAAGCAAGTTTCCAAGTTTAGAACTGAATGCTTGTGAAATACCAAATATTTATGAGCTTGATTGTAATTCTTCCCACATGAATGACATCGGAAATGCAACAAAGTTGTTCTTGAAAACTGCAGAAGAAGCAATACAAGATGCTGATATACAGATAAATGACAACGTTAAAATTGGACTAGCCATTGGTACAACGATGGGCGAAATTGATTGTTTGGAGAACAGATTGTTAAACAAGTCGTTCCATGCAAAATTTCAAGGCGGTCCCGATGCGATAGCTAATCAAAACTATAAGTTATTAAATTTAAATGGACCTTCATGGACGATTACAAATGCTTGTGCAGCAGGGAATATTGCTATTAGTCGAGCTATGGATGAAATTATTTATGGACATGCAGATGTGATGATCGCTGGAGGAGTGGATGTCCTTTCTTGGATCGCTATTCATGGTTTCAGGAGTTTAAAAGCAATGAGTCCGGATTTATGCACACCATTTGATAAGGAACGAAAAGGATTGATTTTAGGTGAAGGAGCTGGCGTATTAATTCTTGAGAGCGAACGTCATTTAATGAAAAGAAACAAACTGCCGCGAGCTAAATTGTTAAGTTACGGGCTAAGCAGTGATGCTCATCACATTACACAACCAGATCCAAATGGTCATGGAGCGATCAAAGCAATGAATTCAGCGATAAAGATGGCAGAGATCAATGTGAAGGATATTCAATATGTGAGTGCGCATGGCACTGGAACTACGGCAAATGATTTGATGGAAGCAAAGGCAATTAAGGATGTTTTTAGCCATACGAATCCATATGTAAGTTCCATAAAAAGTCAAATTGGACATACGTTAGGTGGTGCAAGTGCCATTGAGGCTGCATTATGTGTGCAGGCCATTAACACGAATACTTTACCTCCTAATATTCATCTGAGAAATCAGGACCCTGAAATAGAATTAAATGTGATCAAAGAGACTCCAGTCAAAACTCATGTTCATTATTTGATGTCAAATGCTTATGCGTTTGGTGGAGTAAATACTTCAATTATTATAGGGAGGCCATAA
- a CDS encoding AraC family transcriptional regulator, translating to MNEILVLIYQNDNNNLLEKISKDFKVEVINCLINIKEKLLSEKYKLLVFMSPFKKIPSHFKLEELAVPVISMLGVGRLQMVSFLKTLKYINLVNDLGMSLKEQSNSPLFYESLVYIEENLCRNDLSLKEVANTMFVSHAHYSRFFRRYMGKGFKQYITEKRIEKAKFLLESKLQVTDVCYEIGYTDLTHFARTFKKLVGVNPSQYKNNK from the coding sequence TTGAATGAAATTCTAGTTTTAATTTATCAGAATGATAACAATAATTTGTTAGAAAAAATTTCAAAAGATTTTAAAGTAGAAGTTATAAATTGTTTAATCAATATTAAAGAAAAACTACTATCTGAAAAATATAAACTACTGGTGTTCATGTCTCCATTCAAAAAAATTCCAAGTCATTTTAAATTAGAAGAACTAGCAGTTCCGGTTATTAGTATGTTGGGAGTAGGAAGGCTTCAAATGGTTTCTTTTTTAAAGACATTAAAATATATCAATTTAGTAAATGATTTAGGCATGAGTTTAAAAGAACAGTCCAACTCTCCATTATTTTATGAGTCTTTAGTTTATATTGAAGAAAATTTGTGCAGAAATGACTTATCCCTTAAAGAAGTAGCAAATACAATGTTTGTTAGCCACGCACATTATTCAAGATTTTTTAGAAGATATATGGGAAAAGGATTTAAACAATACATTACTGAGAAGAGAATTGAGAAGGCAAAATTCTTATTGGAAAGCAAATTACAAGTGACAGATGTTTGTTATGAAATAGGTTATACTGATTTGACGCATTTTGCTAGAACTTTCAAAAAGTTAGTAGGTGTTAATCCATCTCAATATAAAAATAATAAATGA
- a CDS encoding glucose 1-dehydrogenase yields MGRLDGKVAIITGSASGMGKTEVFLFAEEGAKVVVTDILEDKVKDIVSEVNTNGGEAIGFYHDVTSEKDWVRVVKDTIEQFGKIDILVNNAGIVNAASLLEDSVEQWQKTVDVNLTGTFLGMKHVIPNMIENNGGSIINISSITGLSGGLGGNSYSASKGAVRILSKGAAIDYAKQNIRVNSVHPGFIQTQMLENLISNKAIKKMFMGLTPLPRFGKPDDVARSVLFLASDESAYITGIELPVDGGYSAK; encoded by the coding sequence ATGGGGAGATTAGATGGCAAAGTTGCTATTATTACAGGTTCTGCGAGTGGAATGGGAAAAACAGAGGTATTTCTTTTTGCAGAAGAAGGTGCAAAAGTGGTAGTTACTGATATTTTAGAAGATAAAGTAAAAGACATCGTTTCAGAAGTTAACACAAATGGTGGAGAAGCTATCGGATTTTATCACGATGTCACATCAGAAAAAGATTGGGTTCGAGTTGTAAAGGATACGATTGAGCAATTTGGGAAAATAGATATATTAGTAAATAATGCAGGAATAGTAAATGCTGCTTCATTGCTTGAAGATAGTGTAGAACAATGGCAAAAAACTGTTGATGTTAATCTTACAGGGACTTTCTTGGGAATGAAACATGTAATTCCAAACATGATAGAAAATAATGGAGGTTCTATTATTAATATTTCTTCTATTACTGGATTATCTGGAGGTTTAGGAGGAAATTCTTATTCAGCTTCAAAAGGTGCTGTACGCATATTATCAAAGGGTGCAGCCATAGATTATGCCAAACAAAACATTAGAGTTAATTCTGTACATCCTGGTTTCATTCAAACACAGATGTTAGAAAATTTAATAAGCAATAAAGCAATAAAAAAAATGTTTATGGGTCTAACCCCTTTACCTCGATTTGGAAAACCTGATGACGTCGCAAGAAGTGTATTATTTTTAGCTTCTGATGAGTCTGCCTATATAACAGGAATTGAATTACCAGTAGACGGAGGGTATTCTGCAAAATAA
- a CDS encoding metallophosphoesterase, giving the protein MKEKISRRSFLGKMWRSGLAFIGLSVSIPTYSYFGERKWLQTTQIKLSSKRIPLQFSGLKIVHFSDLHLGFHMDDQYFDDLIKQVNAHQPDIICFTGDLVDEDASNLSTYILKLQQFEAPYGKFAVLGNHDKIRIDSTAWVTEVLKRSNFNLLVNENVQIKRDNAVINMTGVDDIIYGNPNLDKALLEANKDTYTILLAHEPDFADVAHNYQVDLQLSGHSHGGQIRLPLIGHIITPPMAKKYVNGLYEVGDSLKVYTNKGVGTTIYPFRFFCRPEITVITLETSLV; this is encoded by the coding sequence ATGAAAGAAAAGATATCGAGAAGAAGTTTTTTGGGAAAAATGTGGAGAAGTGGGTTAGCTTTTATCGGGTTATCTGTATCCATCCCTACCTATTCCTATTTTGGTGAGAGGAAGTGGCTACAAACAACTCAGATAAAGTTGAGTTCAAAAAGAATACCTTTACAGTTTTCAGGATTAAAGATTGTTCATTTTAGTGACTTGCACCTTGGTTTTCATATGGATGATCAATATTTTGATGACTTAATTAAACAAGTAAATGCTCATCAGCCTGATATCATTTGTTTTACAGGTGATTTAGTAGATGAAGATGCTTCGAATTTATCAACCTATATTCTTAAATTACAACAGTTTGAAGCTCCTTATGGTAAATTTGCTGTATTAGGTAACCATGATAAAATAAGAATAGATAGTACTGCTTGGGTAACTGAAGTCTTAAAACGTTCAAATTTCAACCTTCTTGTTAACGAAAATGTACAAATCAAAAGAGACAATGCAGTGATTAATATGACCGGTGTTGATGATATTATATATGGTAATCCTAATTTGGACAAAGCATTATTAGAAGCTAATAAAGATACATATACGATTTTACTTGCGCATGAGCCAGATTTTGCAGATGTTGCACACAATTATCAAGTAGATCTACAGCTCTCTGGCCATAGCCATGGAGGGCAAATAAGATTACCTTTAATCGGACATATCATTACACCACCTATGGCTAAAAAGTACGTAAATGGTTTGTATGAAGTAGGGGATTCTTTAAAGGTATATACAAACAAAGGGGTAGGTACAACTATTTATCCTTTTCGTTTTTTTTGTAGACCAGAGATTACAGTCATTACTCTTGAAACCTCGTTAGTATAA
- a CDS encoding NCS2 family permease has translation MGMNNEKGFAKYFEFSKYGTSYRRETVAGITSFLAMAYILFVNPDMLSAAGMDFGAVFTATAVAAIIGTLVMGLFAKYPIALAPGMGLNAFFTFSVVIGMGIPWEQALLGVLVSGIIFLILALTGVREAIINAIPSGLKHAAAAGIGLFIAFIGLKNAGIIVANEATFVSLGDLSANTTLLAIFGIVITAIFMTRKLKGAIFYGIVITTIAGMIFGIIEPPTGSPVATPPSASAFGALFDPLFINGEFDLSVMFSASMWIVIFTFLFVDFFDTAGTLVGVATQANLMKNGKLPRAGRALTADSVATITGAVMGTSTTTSYIESSAGVAAGGRTGFASVVTAGMFALSLFFFPLLSVITQEVTAPALIMVGVLMAANLGKIEWNKIEEAVPAFLTAITMPLTFSIATGIALGFILYPLTKIFNGQARKVHWIMYLMFGVFVAYFIWLA, from the coding sequence ATGGGAATGAACAATGAAAAGGGTTTTGCGAAATATTTTGAATTTAGTAAATATGGTACAAGCTACAGACGCGAAACCGTAGCAGGAATCACTTCATTTTTGGCAATGGCTTATATTTTGTTTGTAAATCCGGATATGTTAAGTGCTGCTGGTATGGATTTTGGTGCTGTTTTTACGGCAACGGCAGTCGCTGCAATCATAGGTACACTAGTTATGGGTCTTTTTGCTAAGTATCCAATTGCTTTAGCACCTGGTATGGGTCTAAATGCATTTTTTACTTTCTCAGTAGTCATTGGTATGGGTATTCCTTGGGAGCAAGCACTTTTGGGTGTTTTAGTTTCTGGAATAATATTTTTGATATTAGCACTTACAGGTGTGAGGGAAGCGATCATTAATGCAATTCCTTCTGGGCTAAAACATGCAGCCGCCGCGGGTATTGGATTATTCATTGCTTTTATTGGGTTGAAAAATGCGGGAATTATTGTTGCGAATGAAGCAACTTTTGTATCATTAGGTGATTTATCTGCAAATACTACATTATTAGCTATATTTGGTATTGTAATCACAGCTATTTTTATGACACGTAAGTTAAAAGGAGCCATTTTTTATGGAATTGTCATTACGACGATTGCAGGTATGATATTCGGTATCATCGAGCCACCAACAGGTTCACCAGTAGCGACACCTCCAAGTGCTTCTGCTTTTGGTGCTCTATTTGATCCATTATTTATTAATGGAGAATTTGACCTATCTGTTATGTTTTCAGCAAGTATGTGGATCGTTATTTTTACATTTTTATTTGTAGATTTCTTTGATACTGCAGGAACATTAGTTGGAGTGGCTACACAAGCGAATCTAATGAAAAATGGTAAACTGCCAAGAGCGGGGAGAGCTTTAACAGCTGATTCTGTAGCTACCATTACAGGTGCAGTTATGGGTACTTCTACAACAACTTCATATATAGAATCATCTGCAGGTGTAGCAGCAGGTGGTCGCACAGGATTTGCTTCAGTAGTAACTGCGGGTATGTTTGCTTTATCTTTATTCTTTTTCCCATTATTATCTGTCATTACTCAAGAAGTAACGGCTCCTGCCTTAATTATGGTTGGTGTATTGATGGCTGCGAATTTAGGTAAAATTGAATGGAACAAAATTGAAGAAGCTGTACCTGCTTTTTTAACTGCAATTACAATGCCTTTAACCTTTAGTATCGCTACAGGAATTGCACTAGGATTTATATTATATCCTTTAACTAAAATTTTTAACGGACAAGCTAGAAAAGTGCATTGGATTATGTATCTAATGTTTGGAGTTTTCGTTGCATACTTTATATGGTTGGCGTAA